The following nucleotide sequence is from Bacillus marinisedimentorum.
GGTCAGCGGCGTACGCATAAGCGGGGCGCTCTTACAAAGGGCGCCCTTTCCCTTTGAAAGAGTGTACCGCTTATGACGATAGCCGCTGGCGCCTGGAGCTGGACAATCGAAATGCCGAGAGCACCGGTCAGCAGAACCAATCCAACACCAAAAAGAACCGTCCATAATCATGGACGGTTCCTTTATGTTTATTTATTCAATTTACATTCTGTCGTCAGCAAGTCCTTTTTCAAGACGCGTAAGATCCTTATCGGCCCCGATGACAATCAAAATATCCCCTTCATGGATCTTTTCATTCGCCATTGGAGACACAATAATTTCCTGTCCACGTTTCAGTGCTACAACGTTACAGCCGTAACGGGCCCGGATATCAAGTTCAATCAGCGTCCTCCCGTCCAACTGCTTGCCTGCAATCAATTCAACGATAGAGTGCTCATCCGAAAGCTCCAAATAATCCAAAACATTGTTGGATATCAAATTATGGGCAATCCGGTTCCCCATATCCCTTTCCGGATGAACGACCCGGTCTGCGCCGATTTTTTCGAGAACTTTTGCATGGTAATCATTTTGTGCTTTGACGGTAATATGTTTGACACCCAGTTCTTTTAAAATAAGTGTTGTAAGGATACTTGACTGGATGTTATCTCCGATTGCTACAATCACATGTTCAAAGTTGCGGATACCGAGGCTCTTCAATACAGCCTCATCGGTCGTGTCAGCCATGACTGCATGCGCAGCTGTATTAGCGAATTCATTTACGCGATCCTCATCGATATCGATTGCCAGCACTTCCATGCCTTCTTTCGCAAGAGCCCGGCAAATACTGCCGCCAAAACGGCCAAGGCCTATTACTGCAAATTCTTTTTTCATTTTCGATTCCTCCACTTTTGCTGCAAAACAATCTGACCATATTTTAACACACCATGTATTTTCCTGCCGTATATTTTGAGAAAATACCTCTTCGCTCTTCAATCATGATAAAATCCTGATGGCATCCCTGTTTGAAAAGCCGGCGACAGAACGCCTACACCGTTGAGGAATCATTTTTCCCCTTTTACATAGTCAGCATCGAACAGGAATAATCGCATCAAAAGGATAAGAGATGGAATTAATAGAAACAGTCCTGCTATGAAAGCGATAACGAGGGCAATCCCCATTGTCGAGTTTGTGAATCCGGATTCCAGCGTAATGTACGGATATAAAATATAAGGTAAATGGGAAACCCCATAGCCGAAAAACGCAAAGAGAAATTGGAACATCACCATTACAAACGCTGTCCCGTAATGTTTCCTTTTCCAGATTAGCGTTACAGCAGCCAGGAAAAAAATCAGAGATAACACAAACATCCAGGAATAGTCGATCATCCGCTCAAAATGGACAGAGTTATGTGTTTTTAAAGACGCAAACACAAGGAGACTTGCCAGAATGGCTGGCGGGCTCCAGAACAGGGCAAATTTCCGCAATTCCTCGAGTGCCGGAACATCTGCGGCTTTGTCTGCATAGTACGTCAGAAATGATGCACTGATGAAAAGGACTGAAACGATTGCAAGAAATACGACACTCCAGGAGTAAAAGCTCGTAAACAGCTCTCCGGCATGAAATACGACTTCCCCTCCAGTTTCTTCAATGAAACCTCCTTCAGACATCGTCAACGCGGTCGACATCGATGCGGGAATGAGCAGACCGGTCGCACCGTATAAAAACGTATATAACTGTGAATCTTTTGAACCATAGTTTCCGAATGCGTAAAACGAACCCCGAATAGCCAGCAAGACGAGGACGATGCTGCCTGGAATCAACAGAGCCGTACCATAGTAATATGCCGTATCTGGGAAAAAACCGATCAGCCCGACAAAAAAGAAAACAAAAAAGACATTTGTCATTTCCCATACAGGT
It contains:
- a CDS encoding potassium channel family protein, producing MKKEFAVIGLGRFGGSICRALAKEGMEVLAIDIDEDRVNEFANTAAHAVMADTTDEAVLKSLGIRNFEHVIVAIGDNIQSSILTTLILKELGVKHITVKAQNDYHAKVLEKIGADRVVHPERDMGNRIAHNLISNNVLDYLELSDEHSIVELIAGKQLDGRTLIELDIRARYGCNVVALKRGQEIIVSPMANEKIHEGDILIVIGADKDLTRLEKGLADDRM
- a CDS encoding cytochrome d ubiquinol oxidase subunit II, with product MTIQLLGITVLWLFLYGYLIVASIDFGAGFYAYYGKLKKKEHIMNDIISRYLSPVWEMTNVFFVFFFVGLIGFFPDTAYYYGTALLIPGSIVLVLLAIRGSFYAFGNYGSKDSQLYTFLYGATGLLIPASMSTALTMSEGGFIEETGGEVVFHAGELFTSFYSWSVVFLAIVSVLFISASFLTYYADKAADVPALEELRKFALFWSPPAILASLLVFASLKTHNSVHFERMIDYSWMFVLSLIFFLAAVTLIWKRKHYGTAFVMVMFQFLFAFFGYGVSHLPYILYPYITLESGFTNSTMGIALVIAFIAGLFLLIPSLILLMRLFLFDADYVKGEK